Proteins co-encoded in one Carcharodon carcharias isolate sCarCar2 chromosome 7, sCarCar2.pri, whole genome shotgun sequence genomic window:
- the manf gene encoding mesencephalic astrocyte-derived neurotrophic factor produces the protein MGGMLLASGVAAAFVLLVAPSEALKEGECEVCLSFLGRFYDSLNEQGINFTPDVIEEHLIQTCKDVKGKENRFCYYIGATRDAATKIVKEVSKPMSNHVPVNKICEKLKKTDSQICDLKYDKQVDLSTVDLKKLRVKELKKILDEWGESCKGCAEKSDFIRKITDLMPKYAPLAAKSRSEL, from the exons ATGGGCGGAATGCTCTTGGCGAGTGGCGTGGCTGCGGCTTTTGTCTTATTGGTGGCGCCGTCCGAGGCATTGAAGGAAGGGGAGTGTGAAG TATGTTTGTCATTCCTGGGACGGTTTTACGACTCTCTGAATGAACAAGGTATAAACTTCACTCCTGATGTTATAGAGGAACATCTAATCCAGACTTGCAAAGATGTCAAGGGCAAGGAGAACCGATTT TGCTATTACATTGGAGCAACACGTGATGCAGCCACCAAGATAGTTAAAGAAGTCTCCAAACCCATGAGCAATCATGTACCGGTTAATAAAATATGTGAAAAACTGAAGAAGACAGACAGTCAGATCTGTGATCTGAAATATG ACAAACAGGTGGACCTGAGCACAGTTGATCTGAAGAAGCTGCGAGTCAAGGAGCTGAAGAAGATCCTTGACGAGTGGGGCGAGTCATGTAAAGGCTGTGCAGAGAAATCTGACTTCATCCGGAAAATCACTGATCTGATGCCCAAGTACGCCCCCCTTGCTGCCAAATCACGGAGTGAACTCTAG